The Desulfuromonas sp. genome segment TCTTCCCTCTTCTTCACCGAGGCGCCACGGTTATTGGCAGCGTCGAGGAACTCCCCGGCCAACCTCTCACCCATGGTCTTCTCGCCGCGGGAGCGGGCGAAGCTGACGATCCAGCGGATCGCCAGGGCGTTGCGCCGGTCGGAACGGACCTCAATGGGAACCTGATAGGTGGAACCGCCGACGCGGCGGGACTTGACCTCCAGCATCGGTCGCACGTTCTCGATGGCCTTCTTGAAAATTTCCAGGGGATCATCACCACTGCGACTGGCGACGATATCAAAGGCCCCGTAAACGATCTGCTCAGCAGTACTCTTCTTGCCGTCGAGCATGATGGCGTTCATGAACTTGGCCAGCAAACGATCGTTGTATTTGGGGTCGGGAAGTATTACCCGCTTCGGTACTTCTCTTCTTCTCGGCATAGCGTCCTCTCGCCTCTTGCTTTATTTCGGCCTCTTGGCCCCGTACTTGGAACGAGCCTGCCTGCGGTCCTGAACGCCCGCCAGGTCGAGGACGCCACGAACGATGTGGTAACGCACACCGGGAAGGTCCTTGACTCGGCCGCCGCGGATCAGCACCACGGAGTGCTCCTGCAGGTTGTGCCCCACCCCGGGAATGTAGGAGGTTACCACAATGCCGTTAGTGAGACGCACACGGGCCACCTTACGCAAAGCGGAGTTAGGCTTCTTGGGAGTGGTTGTGTACACACGGGTGCAGACCCCGCGCTTCTGAGGATTGCTCTGAAGCGCAGGAGCGGTGGATTTCTTCACCTTCCTCTCCCGTCCCTTTCGGATCAACTGATTAATCGTCGGCATCTACGTACTCCCGAATTCGCGTATTCTATAAGTTGAAAGAGCAACTGACTTTCAGCTGGGAAAACCCGGCGAGATTATCAATCCAGCCGTCCTTTGTCAAGGACTTTTTAGGGCCCCCCAGTGTTTTTTCCGGACCGGCTTGAAACCCCCTATTCGAGGGCCGTCTCAGCGGACGTTTCACCCTCCGGAACCTCCTCGCCCACCTCCTCTTCGAGGACCTCGAGCGGCTCCGGAAGCTCCTCGGGCTCCTCGATCAAAAGCTTGGCCCCACGGTACTTAGATATCCCGGTGCCGGCGGGGATGAGGCGGCCCATAATGACGTTCTCCTTGAGTCCCCGCAGGTAGTCGACCTTGCCCTCGATGGCGGCCTGGGTGAGCACCTTGGTAGTCTCCTGGAAAGAGGCCGCGGAGATGAACGATTCGGTAGAAAGAGAAGCCTTTGTGATACCGAGCATGAGCGGCTCGCCCACCGCGGGCTGACCGTCCTCGGCAAGAGCCCGCTGGTTCTCCACCTCGAACTGCCAGCGCTCGACCTGGTCGTCGATCAGGAAGCGGGTGTCCCCCACCTCCTTGACCCGCACCCGGCGAAGCATCTGCCGAACAATGGTTTCGATGTGCTTGTCGTTGATCTTGACGCCCTGGAGGCGGTAGACCTCCTGAACCTCGTCCACCAGGTACTTGGCCAGCTCCTTCTCGCCCAACACCCGGAGGATGTCGTGGGGGTTGCTGGACCCGTCCATGAGAGGCTCGCCCGCCTTTATATGGTCCCCCTCGTGAACGCTGATGTGCTTGCCCTTGGGGATGAGGTACTCCTTGGGCTCACCGAGTTCGGGAGTGACCACGACCTTGCGCTTGCCCTTCGAATCCTTGCCGAAGGAGACGGCGCCGTCGATCTCGGAGATAACCGCGAACTCCTTGGGCTTGCGGGCCTCGAAAAGCTCCGCGACCCGCGGCAAACCACCGGTGATGTCCTTGGTCTTTGTCGTCTCACGGGGGATCTTGGCCAGCACGTCGCCGGCTGTGGCCAGCTCATCCTCGGCCATCACGATGTTGGCCCCCACGGGGAGCATGTAGCGGGCCGGAGCACCGTTGGGCAGCTTGGCCGTCTTGCCTTCGGAGTCCTTGAGGGTGATCCGGGGACGCTTGCTGGGATCCTTCGACTCGATGATCACTTTGGTGGAGAGACCGGTCCGTTCGTCCAGCTGCTCCTCCATGGTGACCCCCTCGATGATGTCGCCGAAACGCACCTCACCGGGAATCTCCGTCAGGATGGGCAGGGTGTACGGGTCCCATTCGGCGATCAGGTCTCCGGTTTTGACCTCCCCGTCGAGTCCGATCCGAAGCCGGGCACCGTAAACAACGCCGTAGCGCTCGCGCTCGCGGCCTGTTTCGTCGACCACCGCGACCTCCCCGTTGCGGTTCATCACCACGTGGAAGCCCTGGTTGTCCATAACGGTGTTCAGGTTGATGTATTGGAGGGTACCTTCAAAACGGGCCTCGAGGGAGGTCTGCTCGGCGCGCCGGGAAGCGGTCCCGCCGATATGGAAGGTCCGCATGGTCAACTGGGTGCCGGGCTCGCCAATCGACTGGGCGGCGATAACCCCGACCGCTTCGCCGAGATTGACCAAGTGCCCGCGGGCCAGGTCGCGGCCGTAGCAGGTTGCGCAGATACCACGGCGGCTCTGGCAAGTAAGGACCGAACGGATCCGGAGCTTTTCGAGCCCGGCATCCTCGATCTTCTTGACCAAATCCTCGGTGATCTCCTGGTTGCCCTCCACCAGCACCTCGCCGGTCACCGGATCCTCGACATCCTCAAGGGCCGAGCGGCCGAGGATACGGTCTCCAAGGGGCTCGATGACCTCCCCGCCTTCGGTGAGCGAGGAGACGAGGATACCGTCCAGGGTGCCGCAGTCATGCTCGGTGATGATGGCGTCCTGGGCCACGTCGACGAGGCGACGGGTCAGGTAACCGGAGTTGGCCGTCTTCAGCGCGGTATCGGCGAGACCCTTTCGGGCGCCGTGGGTGGAGATGAAGTACTGCAGTACGGTCAACCCCTCGCGGAAGTTCGCGGTAATGGGCGTCTCGATGATCTCACCGGAAGGCTTGGCCATGAGACCACGCATCCCGGCGAGCTGACGGATCTGCTGGGCGCTGCCTCGGGCTCCCGAATCGGCCATCATGTGGATGGCGTTGAAGGAGGGGAGCTTTACGGTCTTGGGCTTTTTGGAATCGACCGTAGCCGGATCGGTCACCTCGTCAACCGAAAGGTTTCCGAGCATGGTCTGGGCGATGTCCTCTGTGCACTTGGCCCAGATGTCGATAACTTTGTTGTAGCGTTCGCCGTCGGTGATCAGACCCTCGGTATACTGGCTCTGAATCTCCTTGACTTCCTCGACCGCCTTGTCGATGTATTCCTGCTTGTTCTCAGGAATGACCATGTCGTCGAGGCAGATGGAGATACCCGCCAGGGTGGAGAAACGGTAGCCGGTCTCCTTGAGCCTGTCGGCGAGGATGACCGTCTCCTTGTTTCCGGCGAGACGGAAGCTGGCATCGATCAGGTCGGCTACCTGCTTCTTGGCCATCACCCGGTTGATGTACTCAAAGGGGATGGATACGGGCACAACCTCCCGGAGCAGAATCCGCCCCACGGTGGTTTCCACGAGTTCCGGATCTCCACTCTCCGCCGTCACCATGCGAACCTTGATTTTGGCTTGCAGGTCGATCGCCCCGGCGTCGTAGGCAATGCGCACTTCTTCCGGGGATGCGAAAATCTTTCCCTCGCCCTGAACGAAAGCCCGGTCCCTGGTCATGTAATAAATGCCGAGGACCATGTCCTGCGAAGGAACAATGATCGGTTTGCCGTGGGCCGGGGAGAGGATGTTGTTGGTGGACATCATCAGCACCCGGGCCTCGATCTGGCTCTCGATCGACAGGGGCAGATGAACCGCCATCTGGTCACCGTCGAAGTCGGCGTTGAAAGCGGTGCAGACGAGGGGGTGCAGCTGAATCGCCTTGCCCTCGATCAGCACAGGCTCGAAGGCCTGGATGCCGAGACGGTGCAGGGTCGGCGCCCGGTTGAGCATGACGGGGTGCTCCTTGATGACCTCGTCGAGCACGTCCCAGACCTCGGGCTTCTCTTTTTCCACCAGTTTCTTGGCGCTCTTTATGGTGGTGCAGTAGCCCCGCTCCTCAAGTTTGTTGTAGATAAAGGGCTTTAACAGCTCGAGAGCCATCTTCTTGGGCAGTCCGCACTGATGCAGTTTGAGTTCGGGACCGACGACGATAACCGAACGGCCCGAATAATCGACACGCTTTCCGAGAAGGTTCTGACGAAAGCGGCCGCCCTTTCCCTTGAGCATATCCGAAAGGGACTTCAGGGGGCGTTTGTTGGGGCCGGTGATGGCCCGGCCGCGCCGACCGTTGTCGAACAGAGCATCGACCGACTCCGGGAGCATCCGCTTCTCGTTGCGGATGATAACCTCAGGGGCGCGCAGCTCGATAAGACGCTTGAGACGGTTGTTGCGGTTGATGACCCGGCGGTAGAGGTCGTTCAGGTCGCTGGTGGCGAACCGTCCGCCGTCCAAGGGAACCAGGGGCCGCAGTTCGGGCGGCAGCACCGGGATGGTCTCGAGGATCATCCACTCGGGGCGGTTGCCGCTCTGTTTGAAGGCCTCGACCACCTTGAGCCGCTTGGAGACCTTCTGGCGCTTGGCCTGGCTGGCGGCCTCCTTCATCTCGGCGCGCAAGGTCAGGGACAATTCCTCGAGGCCGATGCCCTCGAGGAGTTCGCGGATTGCCTCGGCGCCCATGCTCGCGGTGAACTGGCCGGCATGCTCCTCCATGGCCTCACGGTACTTGTCCTCGGTGAGGATCTGCCCCTCCATCAGGGGGGCGTCGCCCGCATCGAGAACCACGTAGGCCTCGAAGTAGAGAATCCTCTCCAGCTCCTTGAGGGTCATGTCGAGCAGAGTCCCGATCCGTGAAGGGAGGGACTTGAGAAACCAGATGTGGGCCACGGGGCAGGCCAGGTCGATGTGTCCAAGGCGCTCCCGGCGGACCTTGCTGGGAATAACCTCGACCCCGCATTTCTCGCAGACAATGCCGCGGTGCTTCATGCGCTTGTACTTGCCGCAGTTGCACTCGTAGTCCTTGGTGGGGCCGAAAATTTTCGCGCAGAAAAGCCCGTCGCGCTCCGGCTTGAAGGTGCGGTAGTTGATGGTCTCGGGCTTCTTGACCTCTCCGAAAGAACGCTCCCTAATCTTCTCCGGCGAGGTCAGGGAGAGCCGGATCGCGTTGAAATTCAGGGGATCCTTCGGCCGCTCGAACAGACTAAAAATATCTTCCAAAACACATCCTCCTTGTGGGATGGTGGTTGGTTCAAGCTTTCAGAACATTAGCCAACAACAAGCAGCCCGCAATCGATGAGAGCCGAGCTGTTGCCGCGACTGAACGCTGGGCGCTGCCTAGTCCTCTTCCTCTTCGAGAAGCTCCACGTCGAGGCACAGCGACTGCAGCTCCTTGACCAGCACGTTGAAGGACTCGGGCAGGCCGGCCTCCAGGGTGTGCTTGCCCTTGACGATCGCCTCATACATCCGGGTCCGCCCGGCCACGTCGTCGGATTTGACGGTAAGGAATTCCTGCAGGGCGTGGGCGGCACCGTAAGCCTCCATGGCCCAGACCTCCATCTCCCCGAGCCGCTGGCCGCCGAACTGGGCCTTGCCTCCCAGCGGCTGCTGGGTAACCAGGCTGTACGGACCGATGCTTCGAGCGTGGATCTTGTCGTCGACAAGATGGTGCAGCTTGAGCATGTACATGATCCCGACGGTCACCTTCTCCTTGAAGGCATCGCCGGTCTTGCCGTCGTGAAGGGTCATCTGCCCGCTGGAGGAGAAGCCGGCGCGGTCCATAACTTCCTTGATCTGGTCCTCGACGACCCCCTCGAACACCGGGGAAGCCATGGGCACCCCCTTGGAGAGTCGCCGCGCCAGAGTCATCACCTCATCCTCGCCAAGGCCGTCGATGAACTTGTCGAGTTCCTTGGTCTGGTAGGCGTCTTTGATCTTCTTTTTCAGGGCGTCGGGACCGAACTGCTGGTCCAGCGACTCCTGGATCTGCATCCCCAGGCCGCGGGCGCCGAGGCCAAGGTGCGTCTCGAGGATCTGCCCGACGTTCATACGCGAGGGGACGCCCAGGGGGTTGAGGACAATCTCGACGGGCGTGCCGTCGGCCATGTAAGGCATGTCCTCCTGGGGCAGGATGCGCGAGAGCACACCCTTGTTGCCGTGGCGGCCTGCCATCTTGTCGCCGACCTGGAGCTTGCGCTTGATGGCGATATAGACCTTGACCATTTTGATGACCCCGGGAGGCAGGTCGTCGCCGCGCTTGAGCTTCTCGATCTTGTCGGAGAAGACCCCCTTGATGAGCTCCTCCCGATCGCCGAGCCGGGCGAAGACGTCGGCAACCTTCTCCTCAACCTCCTCGGCCTTGGCCAGGGAGATTTCCTTCCAGCGCGAGAAGGGAACCTTGGCCAGGGTGGCGGCGGTGGCCTTCTTGCCCTTGGCAAGGAGGGTGGCGCCGGACTCGTCCACCACCTCAACCGCCGGGGTCTGTCCAACGAGCAGAGCCTGGATCTTCCCCTTGGCCGAAGTGCGGATGATCTGGATCTCGTCGTTCTGGTCCTTGAGCAGCTTGTCGATCTCGGCCTTTTCGATGGTCTCCGTCCGGCTGTCCTTGTCTGCCCCCTTGCGGGAGAAGACCCGGGCCCCGATCACGACACCCTCGACTCCGGGAGGAACTCTCAGGGACGTGTCCCGGACATCGCCGGCTTTTTCCCCGAAAATGGCCCGCAACAGCTTCTCCTCGGGAGAAAGCTGGGTCTCCCCCTTGGGCGTGATCTTGCCGACCAGGATGTCCCCGGGCTGAACCTCGGCGCCGATACGGATGATCCCGCTCTCGTCAAGATCGGCCAGGGCGTCCTCCCCCAGGTTGGGAATGTCGTTGGTGATCTCTTCCTTGCCCAGCTTGGTGTCACGGGCGACGCACTCGAACTCCTCGATATGGATGGAGGTGTAGCGGTCCTCCTTGACGAGTTTCTCGGAGATGAGGATGGAGTCCTCGAAGTTGTAGCCATGCCAGGGCATGAAAGCGACCAGCACGTTCTGCCCCAAGGCCAGCTCCCCCCACTGGGTGGAAGGGCCGTCGGCGATGATTTCGCCGCGGTTGACCTTGTCGCCGATCTGGCAGATCGGCTTCTGGTTGAGGCAGGTATTCTGGTTGGACCGGATGAACTTGGTCAGATTGTAGATGTCCACCCCGGTGCCGGTTTCGTCCACCTCTCCCTCGTCGATCTTGACCACGATGCGGGCGGCGTCAACGCTCTCGACCACGCCGTTGTGACGAGCGACCACCGCAGCCCCTGAGTCGTGGGCCACGATGCGCTCCATGCCGGTGCCGACCAGGGGCGCGTCGGCCCGCAGCAGGGGAACGGCCTGGCGCTGCATGTTCGAACCCATCAGGGCGCGGTTGGCGTCGTCATTCTCCAGGAAGGGGATGAGCGCCGCGGCCACCGAAACGAGCTGCTTGGGAGAGACGTCCATCAACTCGATGTCCTCCCGGTTCATCAGCATGAATTCCCCGGTCTTCCGGGCGTTGACCAGTTCGTTGACGAAGCAGCCCTTCTCGTCCAGAGGCGCGTTGGCCTGGGCGATCGCGTGCCCCTCCTCCTCCAGGGCTGAGAAGTAGCGAATGTCTTTGGTGACCAGACCGTCCTTCACGAGGCGGTAGGGGGTCTCGACAAAGCCGTGCTCGTTGATCCGGGCGTAGGTGGAGAGGGAGGCGATGAGACCGATGTTCGGACCCTCGGGGGTCTCGATGGGGCAGACCCGGCCGTAGTGGGTGGGGTGCACGTCTCGCACCTCGAAACCGGCCCGCTCCCGGGTCAGTCCCCCGGGGCCCAGGGCAGAAAGGCGCCGCTTGTGGGTGATCTCGGACAGGGGGTTGGTCTGGTCCATGAACTGGGAGAGCTGGGAGGAACCGAAAAACTCCTTGACCACGGCGGAAACCGGTTTGGAGTTGATCAGGTCGTGGGGCATGAGGCTGTCGACCTCCTGCAGGCTCATGCGCTCCTTGATGGCCCTCTCCATGCGCACAAGGCCGACCCGGTACTGGTTCTCGAGAAGTTCGCCGACGGCGCGGACCCGGCGGTTGCCGAGATGATCGATGTCGTCGATCGCCCCCTTGCCGTTGCGCAGATCGATGAGATAACGCACGACCTCGAGAATGTCCTCCTTCGTCAGGGTCGTGTGCTCCAGGGGAGTTTCCAGCCCCAGCTTGTAATTGAGCTTGAGCCGGCCCACCGCCGAAAGATCATAGCGCTCGGCATTGAAGAAGAGGCTTTCGAAAAGAGCCGTAGCGCTGCGCACCGTCGGCGGGTCGCCGGGGCGCAGGCGCCGGTAGATCTCGATAATGCCATCCTGCTGGGAAGAGGTCTTGTCCAGCAGAAGGGTGTCGCGGAGATAGGGCCCCACGTAGAGGTTGTCGATGAAGAGCACGGGGATGGTGTTGATCCCCCGCGTGCGCATCTCTTCCAGGTGAGAGACCGTCAACTCCTCGTTGCACTCGACCATGACCTCGCCGGTGGCGATGTCAACGATGTCGGAGGACGTGATCTTTCCGACGACATCCTCCTCGGGGACGGGAATGAACTCCACCTTCTTCTCGCCCAGCTTGCGGATCGCAGCCTTCGTGAACTTCCGGTTGGCCTTGACGATCACCTCGCCGTCAGCAGCCACCACGTCCATGCTCGCTCTTTGCCCGGCGAGCAGTTCGAGGTTGACGCGCTTCTTGTAGCCATCCTCGCCGTAGACGATCTCCTCGATGTCGTAATAGTAGTTGAGCAATTCCTCGGCGCTGTACCCCAGGGCCTTCAGGAGAACGGTGGCGGGGAGCTTGCGGCGCCGGTCGATGCGCACATAGAGAAGGTCTTTATGGTCAAAGTCGAAGTCGAGCCAAGAGCCCCGGTAGGGAATGACCCGGGCGTTGTAAAGGATCTTCCCGCTGGAGTGGGTCTTCCCCTTGTCGTGGTCGAAAAAGACCCCGGGAGAACGGTGCAGCTGGCTGACGATGACTCTTTCTGTCCCATTAATGATAAAGGTGCCGTTTTGGGTCATCAGCGGGATCTCGCCGAAGTAGACCTCCTGCTCCTTGATGTCCCGGATGGACTGGACGCCTGACTCCTTGTCCACGTCCCAGGAGACCAGGCGGACCCGCACCTTCACGGGGGCGGCAAAGGTCATGCCCCTCTGGTGGCACTCGTCGACGTCGTATTTGGGGGTCCCCAGAGTATAGGAAACATACTCGAGAGAACAGGTATCGCTGAAATCGCGGATCGGGAAGACAGAGCGGAAGACGGCCTCGAGGCCGATGTTCTGCCGTGCCGAAGGAGGAAGCTCCGCCTGGAGGAAACGCTGGTAGGAATTCTTTTGGATATCGATGAGGTTGGGAATGTCGATGATCTTTTGGATCTCGGCAAAGTGTTTCCTCAGCAGCTGGTTATTCGCGATCGAATAAGCCATGTTTTCTCCTTTTGGTGGTTTCAGCCGGGGCTGAGGTCTGTTCCGCGAATCCCCGATCGCCGGATCCGGCACCGACCACCTCCTCGGCAACCTGTCAACTTTCACCGGCTATGCGGAAAAGCGACCGTTTCCAAATCGATGCCTCGCCCCTCCCCAGGGGAAGGAGGCAAGGAAAGTCAAATAGCCAAGGCCGCACAAGCGACCTTGGCTAGTTTTCCTACTATTTGAAGAAACCTTATTTGAGCTCCACGGAAGCGCCAGCTTCCTCCAGCTGCTTCTTGAGCTCTTCGGCCTCGGCCTTGGGCAGAGCTTCTTTAACGGCGTTGGGAGCCCCGTCGACCAGTTCCTTGGCTTCCTTGAGGCCAAGCCCGGTGACGGCGCGAACCACCTTGATGACGTTGATTTTCTTGTCTCCGGGGCCAGTCAGAACGACGTCGAACTCGTCCTTTTCCTCGGCGGCAGGAGCGGCGGCGCCGGGAGCGGCAGCCATGGCAACGGGGGCGGCGGCAGAGACGCCGAACTTGTCTTCAAGTTCCTTAACCAGCTCAGCCAGTTCAAGGACGCTCATGTTTTCGATAAACTCGATAACCTGCTCTTTGGTGATGTCGGCCATGATCAATATCCTCCGTAAATGCTTATATTTGTTTATAATGGTGTTGTTTTAGGCGGCTTTCTTGTCCTGGATGGCGCCGAGCACCTGAACCAGTGAGCGCGGTACCGCGGCGAGAACGCCAACGAAATTGGAGACCGGCGCATTGATGGAACCGAGCATCTTGGCGAGCAGGACTTCGCGGCTGGGCAGTTCGGCGAGGGCCTTGATGTCCTCGAGCGACAGAAGCCCGCCGTCCAGCATGCCGGCCTTCAGTTCGAAGGTCTTGCTGGCCTTGGCGAACTCGCTCAGCACCTTGGCAGGCGCAACGGGATCCTCGGCGGCAATGGCAATAGCCGTGGGACCGACGAAATGGTCCTTGAGGCACTCGGATGCCGTTCCCTTGGCGGCCAGGTTCAGCAGAGTGTTCTTGACAACCCGAAACTCGACCCCGGCCTCGCGCAGTTCACCGCGGAGCTTGTTGGCCTGCTCAACATCGAGTCCCCGGTAGTCGGCCAGAAAGGCCGCCTTGGCCTCGGCGAGTTTACCCGCCAGTTCAGCCACCACTTGTTCTTTGCTGCTTTTGTTCAACGTCTCTCCTCCTTTCTTTTGATTTCGGGACATTCAAAAAGTCCCAACCCCCGTCAGAGGCATTGGAGAGAGACGGTCGAACCGTCGCCCCAATTCTTCAGCCTCGGCAGGCGGCAGAAGCCATTAAACACTCCGCGAGGGAGCATGCCTGCTGTCTTTGACCAGGAGCGTGCGAATGGTGCTTTAATTTGAACCGAAAGGCGACAACCCGACACGTCGGTGCCGGGCTATCCTCTTTCCTTTTTGGGGGGGGCGAAAGCCCCTATTACTTCACCAGCGCCTGAAGGGCGGCCGCGTCAAGGTTGACGCCGGGCCCCATGGTGCTGGAGATGCTGACTTTCTTCAGATAGGTGCCCTTGGAGGTGGAGGGTTTGGCCTTCACCAGGGCATCCATCAGAGAGAGCAGGTTCTCCTGGAGTTTCTCGGGGGAAAAGGAGACCTTTCCGACAGGCGCATGGACGATCCCCGCCTTCTCTACCCGGTAGGTCACCTTGCCCGACTTGGCTTCCTGCACGGCGCGGCCCACGTCGAAAGTGACGGTGCCGACCTTGGGGTTAGGCATCAGGCCGCGGGGACCGAGCATTCTGCCGATCTTGCCGACGGTGCCCATCATGTCGGGTGTGGCGATGGCCGTGTCGAACTCGAACCAGCCATCCTTGATCTTCTCGACCAGATCGTCGCCGCCGACGAAGTCGGCCCCAGCCTGAGTGGCTTCCTGGGCCTTCTCCCCTTTGGCGAAGACCAGGACACGGACGTCCTTGCCCAGACCATTGGGCAGGACAACAGCGCCCCGGACCATCTGGTCAGCTTTACGAGGGTCCACCCCGAGACGAACCGCCACGTCCACGGTCTCGTCGAACTTGGTAAAGGCAGAGTCCTTGACAAGGGCGATGCCTTCCTCGGGAGAGTACACCTGAGTCCGGTCGACCTTGCCCTTGGCTGTAGTGAATTTCTTTCCTGTGGCCATTTGAAAACTCCGAATCTGCTGGATTTCTATTCGACTTCGATGCCCATGCTGCGCGCGGTACCCTCGATGGTTCGCATCGCCGCATCCTCATTGAAGGCATTGAGGTCAGGCATCTTGAGCTTTGCGATCTCCAGCACCTGGTCCTTGGTGACCGAGCCCACCTTGTCCTTATTGGGCACCCCGGAGCCTTTTTCAAGCTTGGCCGCCTTCAACAACAGGACGGCCGCCGGGGGCGTTTTGGTGATGAAGGAGAATGACCGGTCGGCATAAACGGTAATGACGACGGGAATGATCATCCCTTCCTGACTCTGGGTCTTGGCGTTGAACGCCTTGCAGAACTCCATGATGTTGACCCCGTGCTGACCCAGAGCGGGGCCGACCGGAGGCGAGGGATTCGCCTTGCCGGCAGGGATCTGCAACTTTATCTGTCCAACAACCTTCTTGGCCATGAGTTACTCCTTGGGGTATCTCTTACGAAGCCAGCCTCAGCTGGTCTTTTCCACCTGAATAAACTCGAGCTCGACGGGAGTCACCCGGCCAAAGATGCTGACCATGACCTTGAGTTTCGCCTTGTCGGGCTTGACATCCTCCACCACCCCGGTGAAGTTGAGGAAGGGTCCGTCGATGACTCGCACCGTCTCTCCCACCTCGAATTCAACCTTGGGCTTGGGCCGCTCAACCCCTTCTTCCATGCGGGTTGTGATCTTGGCCACCTCCTCGTCGGGGATGGCGGGCGGGGCAGTTCCCCCGCCGACGAAACCGGTCACCTTGGGCGTATCCTTGACAATATGCCAGGTTTCGTTGTTGAGCTCCATCCGCACCAGAATGTAGCCCGGGAAGAACTTCCGGGTAGAGGTCTTGCGCTCCCCCTTCTTCAACTCGACGACCGTCTCGGAAGGGATCAGCACCTCGCCAAAGGAATCCTCGGCCCCCAGGGCCCGGATTCGCTCCTCGAGATTGAGCTTGACCTTGTTCTCATAGCCCGAGTAGGTATGCACACCATACCACTTCATATCCACGACCGTACCTTCGGCGTCCATCAACTCAGGATGACCCGAATCAGCGTGGAAAGGGCCGAATCGACGACCCACAAAAAGATACCGATCACAATCACCACAGAGATGACAACAAGAGTGGACCCATAAGTGTCCTTCTTGGTCGGCCAGGTGACCTTCTTCAGCTCACCCTTGACGTTGGTGAAAAATTCGGTTGTTTTACCAAGCACTATTTTTAACCCCCACAGAGGATTGCGCTCTTGATAAATGGCAGGCCAGGAGGGACTCGAACCCCCAACACCCGGTTTTGGAGACCGGTGCTCTAGCCATTAGAGCTACTGGCCTGCAGACAAAAGACCACAGCAGTCCGTGGCCCGACCTCCTCGGTCCCGCCCCTACTTCGTTTCGCGATGGGCGGTGTGCTTCTGACAGAACCGACAATACTTGCTGAACTCCAGCTTGTCGGGCGTGTTTCGCTTGTTTTTGGTCGTGGTGTAATTCCGCCGCTTGCACTCGGTGCAAGCCAGTGTGACAATATCCCG includes the following:
- the rpmG gene encoding 50S ribosomal protein L33, whose protein sequence is MRDIVTLACTECKRRNYTTTKNKRNTPDKLEFSKYCRFCQKHTAHRETK
- the nusG gene encoding transcription termination/antitermination protein NusG, with amino-acid sequence MDMKWYGVHTYSGYENKVKLNLEERIRALGAEDSFGEVLIPSETVVELKKGERKTSTRKFFPGYILVRMELNNETWHIVKDTPKVTGFVGGGTAPPAIPDEEVAKITTRMEEGVERPKPKVEFEVGETVRVIDGPFLNFTGVVEDVKPDKAKLKVMVSIFGRVTPVELEFIQVEKTS
- the secE gene encoding preprotein translocase subunit SecE; its protein translation is MLGKTTEFFTNVKGELKKVTWPTKKDTYGSTLVVISVVIVIGIFLWVVDSALSTLIRVILS
- the rplK gene encoding 50S ribosomal protein L11; amino-acid sequence: MAKKVVGQIKLQIPAGKANPSPPVGPALGQHGVNIMEFCKAFNAKTQSQEGMIIPVVITVYADRSFSFITKTPPAAVLLLKAAKLEKGSGVPNKDKVGSVTKDQVLEIAKLKMPDLNAFNEDAAMRTIEGTARSMGIEVE
- the rplA gene encoding 50S ribosomal protein L1 — its product is MATGKKFTTAKGKVDRTQVYSPEEGIALVKDSAFTKFDETVDVAVRLGVDPRKADQMVRGAVVLPNGLGKDVRVLVFAKGEKAQEATQAGADFVGGDDLVEKIKDGWFEFDTAIATPDMMGTVGKIGRMLGPRGLMPNPKVGTVTFDVGRAVQEAKSGKVTYRVEKAGIVHAPVGKVSFSPEKLQENLLSLMDALVKAKPSTSKGTYLKKVSISSTMGPGVNLDAAALQALVK
- the rplL gene encoding 50S ribosomal protein L7/L12 → MADITKEQVIEFIENMSVLELAELVKELEDKFGVSAAAPVAMAAAPGAAAPAAEEKDEFDVVLTGPGDKKINVIKVVRAVTGLGLKEAKELVDGAPNAVKEALPKAEAEELKKQLEEAGASVELK
- the rpoB gene encoding DNA-directed RNA polymerase subunit beta, with the translated sequence MAYSIANNQLLRKHFAEIQKIIDIPNLIDIQKNSYQRFLQAELPPSARQNIGLEAVFRSVFPIRDFSDTCSLEYVSYTLGTPKYDVDECHQRGMTFAAPVKVRVRLVSWDVDKESGVQSIRDIKEQEVYFGEIPLMTQNGTFIINGTERVIVSQLHRSPGVFFDHDKGKTHSSGKILYNARVIPYRGSWLDFDFDHKDLLYVRIDRRRKLPATVLLKALGYSAEELLNYYYDIEEIVYGEDGYKKRVNLELLAGQRASMDVVAADGEVIVKANRKFTKAAIRKLGEKKVEFIPVPEEDVVGKITSSDIVDIATGEVMVECNEELTVSHLEEMRTRGINTIPVLFIDNLYVGPYLRDTLLLDKTSSQQDGIIEIYRRLRPGDPPTVRSATALFESLFFNAERYDLSAVGRLKLNYKLGLETPLEHTTLTKEDILEVVRYLIDLRNGKGAIDDIDHLGNRRVRAVGELLENQYRVGLVRMERAIKERMSLQEVDSLMPHDLINSKPVSAVVKEFFGSSQLSQFMDQTNPLSEITHKRRLSALGPGGLTRERAGFEVRDVHPTHYGRVCPIETPEGPNIGLIASLSTYARINEHGFVETPYRLVKDGLVTKDIRYFSALEEEGHAIAQANAPLDEKGCFVNELVNARKTGEFMLMNREDIELMDVSPKQLVSVAAALIPFLENDDANRALMGSNMQRQAVPLLRADAPLVGTGMERIVAHDSGAAVVARHNGVVESVDAARIVVKIDEGEVDETGTGVDIYNLTKFIRSNQNTCLNQKPICQIGDKVNRGEIIADGPSTQWGELALGQNVLVAFMPWHGYNFEDSILISEKLVKEDRYTSIHIEEFECVARDTKLGKEEITNDIPNLGEDALADLDESGIIRIGAEVQPGDILVGKITPKGETQLSPEEKLLRAIFGEKAGDVRDTSLRVPPGVEGVVIGARVFSRKGADKDSRTETIEKAEIDKLLKDQNDEIQIIRTSAKGKIQALLVGQTPAVEVVDESGATLLAKGKKATAATLAKVPFSRWKEISLAKAEEVEEKVADVFARLGDREELIKGVFSDKIEKLKRGDDLPPGVIKMVKVYIAIKRKLQVGDKMAGRHGNKGVLSRILPQEDMPYMADGTPVEIVLNPLGVPSRMNVGQILETHLGLGARGLGMQIQESLDQQFGPDALKKKIKDAYQTKELDKFIDGLGEDEVMTLARRLSKGVPMASPVFEGVVEDQIKEVMDRAGFSSSGQMTLHDGKTGDAFKEKVTVGIMYMLKLHHLVDDKIHARSIGPYSLVTQQPLGGKAQFGGQRLGEMEVWAMEAYGAAHALQEFLTVKSDDVAGRTRMYEAIVKGKHTLEAGLPESFNVLVKELQSLCLDVELLEEEED
- the rplJ gene encoding 50S ribosomal protein L10, which codes for MNKSSKEQVVAELAGKLAEAKAAFLADYRGLDVEQANKLRGELREAGVEFRVVKNTLLNLAAKGTASECLKDHFVGPTAIAIAAEDPVAPAKVLSEFAKASKTFELKAGMLDGGLLSLEDIKALAELPSREVLLAKMLGSINAPVSNFVGVLAAVPRSLVQVLGAIQDKKAA